From one Culex quinquefasciatus strain JHB chromosome 3, VPISU_Cqui_1.0_pri_paternal, whole genome shotgun sequence genomic stretch:
- the LOC6032571 gene encoding uncharacterized protein LOC6032571: MVKTRKEASVSLVGTTDPESLVQQVKLPTVGCVMKRFFFLLSSLNSVVFAISKTTSELLQVWQKTTIICQMHKNVARTIRNLLAELKMAQKDSYRDTERKRKWKIRMDQLLDVSLKKVIIEDPKVAEFLEDQRKERNFSLSSINEPQLYKRTKNEHKHAEEEEEQEATDVEHDFKPPPPKKIKKMQQRKSEPSKPEIITEDVAEALDRAKLSDRQALKIILPVMDAMGQDPADVPISRSTISRKRKHARKAIAQKIRKEFIPADPMVVHFDGKLLENPNGSGKVERLPTLVSWDGSEKLLGTPALVKGTGEEGGKSVYGLLRKWKCDKFIQGLCFDTTSVNTGRTNGVCANLEKLLGRELLWLACRHHVLELLLSKAFCICFGPTTSPETNLFKVFKENWPLFKKNSPKPMRIKKHHQTFRDSTVRTLKSIREWPRNDYRELFDLTLFALGKSRTIFLKAPGAVHHARWMSKLIYATKIFLLRKEGHLIGLKKEDEKKIERFVLFGSLIYTAAWAEAPLATEAAINDLMLWKNLQLFKKTDSEIGDAVSKVLERHLWYLSEDLLGMSLFSVKLSHREKDEIVRAMKAKTASAERSVTGSKSVINTKNPCLADFATQRSLLFLPRWR; this comes from the exons ATGGTCAAGACACGCAAGGAGGCGTCCGTTTCGCTGGTCGGAACTACCGACCCGGAATCGTTGGTTCAACAGGTTAAGCTGCCGACGGTGGGGTGCgttatgaaaagatttttttttttgttaagctcGTTGAACTCCGTGGTGTTTGCTATAAGTAAAACGACGTCCGAGCTTCTACAAGTGTGGCAAAAAACCACTATTATTTGCCAGATGCACAAGAACGTGGCCAGGACCATACGGAATCTACTTGCAGAGCTAAAAATGGCGCAAAAAGACTCTTATCGCGACACCGAAAGGAAGAGGAAGTGGAAGATAAGGATGGATCAATTGCTGGATGTATCCCTGAAAAAAGTTATCATTGAAGACCCGAAAGTTGCAGAATTTTTAGAAGATCAGAGAAAGGAGCGAAATTTTTCTTTATCAAGTATTAACGAGCCACAGCTGTACAAGAGAACTAAGAACGAACATAAGCacgcagaagaagaagaagaacaagAAGCTACAG ATGTTGAACATGATTTCaagccaccaccaccaaaaaagatcaaaaaaatgcaacaaagaaAGAGCGAACCATCCAAACCGGAAATTATAACGGAGGACGTTGCTGAAGCTTTGGATCGAGCAAAACTTTCCGATAGACAGGCATTAAAGATCATTTTACCGGTTATGGACGCTATGGGCCAAGATCCTGCCGACGTACCAATTTCAAGATCAACAATTAGCCGGAAGCGGAAACATGCGCGAAAAGCCATCGCCCAAAAAATTCGAAAGGAGTTTATTCCGGCTGACCCGATGGTAGTCCATTTCGACGGGAAATTGTTGGAAAATCCGAACGGGTCCGGAAAAGTTGAGCGATTACCGACACTAGTGTCTTGGGACGGATCCGAGAAATTACTCGGCACTCCAGCACTCGTCAAAGGCACAG GCGAAGAAGGAGGCAAATCAGTTTACGGATTGCTGCGTAAGTGGAAGTGCGATAAATTTATCCAAGGATTGTGTTTTGATACAACTAGTGTAAACACAGGACGAACTAAcg gaGTATGTGCCAATCTTGAAAAATTGCTAGGACGAGAGCTACTCTGGCTAGCTTGTCGGCATCATGTGTTAGAATTGCTGCTATCTAAGGCCTTTTGCATCTGTTTTGGACCCACAACATCGCCGGAAACTAACCTTTTCAAGGTATTCAAAGAAAACTGGCCTCTGTTTAAGAAGAATTCACCGAAACCTATGCGAATCAAAAAACATCATCAAACTTTTCGAGATTCCACGGTGCGAACTCTTAAGTCCATCCGAGAATGGCCGAGGAATGATTATCGCGAGTTGTTTGATCTAACTTTGTTTGCTTTGGGGAAAAGCCGCACGATTTTTTTGAAAGCGCCGGGAGCGGTGCACCACGCGCGATGGATGAGCAAATTGATTTATGCCACAAAAATATTCTTGCTTCGCAAAGAAGGACATTTGATTGGACTAAAGAAAGAAGATGAGAAAAAAATCGAGCGGTTTGTTCTGTTTGGTTCGCTCATCTACACAGCAGCTTGGGCAGAAGCACCACTGGCGAcggaagcagccatcaacgaTCTGATGCTGTGGAAGAACCTTCAGTTATTCAAAAAGACTGATTCCGAAATCGGTGACGCCGTAAGCAAGGTACTTGAAAGACACCTCTGGTACTTATCGGAGGATCTGCTCGGCATGTCTCTGTTTTCTGTAAag CTCTCACATCGCGAAAAAGACGAAATTGTCAGGGCCATGAAGGCGAAAACCGCCAGCGCCGAAAGATCTGTAACCGGCAGCAAAAGTGTTATAAACACCAAGAACCCATGTTTGGCCGACTTTGCAACCCAGAGATCTTTGTTGTTTTTACCAAGATGGAGATAG